A section of the SAR202 cluster bacterium genome encodes:
- a CDS encoding acyl-CoA dehydrogenase, with protein sequence MLDFYNISTLMTPEEIQAHSTVRAFVEAEAVPNVRDWWERAEFPRNMATQMGGLGLMGATLPQEYGAAGLSSIAYGLIMYELERADSGLRSFASVQGSLVMYPIYRYGSEEQKRRYLPALAKAETIGCFGLTEHEGGSDPGAMKTTARKDGNGYVINGAKMWISVGDMADIAVIWARDEAGVVRGFIVPTDTPGFTVNRVQRQMSMRISGACELVMDNVRVEADSLLPGASGLSAPLSCLTQARYGIVWGVLGALEAVHHEASEFARHRSTFGKPIASRQLVQAKLADMLTGHTTGLMLAWRLGRLKDAGELTFAQVSLAKRHNVRASLNGARAAREILGGSGITLEYSAIRHMLNLETVDTYEGTHDIHTLVLGREITGMDAFK encoded by the coding sequence ATGCTCGACTTTTACAACATATCCACGCTGATGACGCCGGAAGAGATCCAGGCGCACTCAACCGTTCGCGCGTTCGTGGAGGCGGAGGCGGTCCCCAATGTCAGGGACTGGTGGGAGCGCGCCGAGTTCCCCCGCAATATGGCGACCCAGATGGGCGGGCTCGGCCTTATGGGCGCGACGCTTCCGCAGGAGTACGGAGCGGCTGGGCTGAGCAGCATTGCTTACGGGCTCATAATGTACGAGCTCGAGCGGGCGGACTCCGGCCTGCGCAGCTTCGCCAGCGTGCAGGGGTCGCTCGTGATGTATCCCATCTACCGCTACGGCTCCGAGGAGCAGAAACGCCGGTATCTGCCGGCCCTGGCGAAGGCGGAAACCATCGGCTGCTTCGGCCTTACCGAGCACGAGGGCGGCTCCGACCCGGGGGCAATGAAAACAACAGCCCGCAAGGACGGCAATGGCTATGTGATAAACGGCGCGAAGATGTGGATCAGCGTCGGGGACATGGCCGACATAGCCGTGATATGGGCAAGGGACGAAGCCGGCGTTGTACGCGGGTTCATAGTCCCGACGGATACGCCCGGCTTCACTGTGAACCGCGTGCAGCGACAGATGAGCATGCGCATCTCCGGCGCGTGCGAGCTGGTCATGGACAACGTTCGCGTTGAGGCCGACAGTTTACTGCCCGGCGCGAGCGGCCTCTCCGCGCCGCTTTCGTGCCTCACGCAGGCAAGGTATGGTATCGTTTGGGGCGTGCTGGGCGCGCTGGAAGCCGTACACCACGAGGCTTCAGAATTCGCCAGGCACCGCAGCACGTTCGGGAAGCCGATCGCCTCGCGGCAGCTTGTGCAGGCGAAGCTGGCGGACATGCTCACCGGCCACACAACGGGCCTGATGCTCGCGTGGAGGCTCGGGAGACTGAAGGACGCGGGCGAGCTGACGTTCGCGCAGGTGTCGCTTGCGAAGCGGCACAATGTGCGGGCGTCATTAAACGGCGCCCGGGCCGCGAGAGAGATACTTGGCGGAAGCGGAATCACGCTCGAGTACAGCGCTATCCGCCACATGCTTAACCTGGAAACCGTCGACACCTACGAAGGGACGCACGACATCCACACCCTTGTACTTGGCAGGGAAATAACGGGCATGGACGCGTTCAAGTAG
- a CDS encoding DUF104 domain-containing protein, which produces MKPFKARFSDGVLEPLEKTNLEEGVEVFIEIKEVLSGAGPESEFMNSAGSWAGTLDFDQFLQDMRDDRKRMGREVVYPSERRM; this is translated from the coding sequence ATGAAGCCTTTCAAGGCACGGTTCTCCGACGGGGTGCTGGAGCCACTTGAGAAGACCAACCTCGAGGAAGGGGTTGAGGTCTTCATAGAGATTAAGGAAGTCCTGTCAGGCGCAGGACCGGAATCCGAATTCATGAACTCCGCCGGTTCCTGGGCGGGCACTCTGGACTTCGATCAATTCCTCCAGGACATGCGTGACGACCGCAAGCGCATGGGCAGGGAAGTGGTCTACCCGTCAGAACGGCGAATGTGA
- a CDS encoding tetratricopeptide repeat protein, whose amino-acid sequence MAHRGQAARRDSRVQIRGGSSSIRRRNGPAHPRRRAKRPNRQPAEPPARGRRHRASCYRARLAKIRGQHGCPRPHCAAPALRKPGGPQRRRCGAGRAQPGAQVVRGAWGGQEVLSARGCAQPSAPPLRRRGDVPLGRAGNACAAKEIVMKSFAGYIAVTFLALLLAAACGGEKELSPAEQAQLVTHLNTARAYFTAGMDNQALGEYEMALAIDPKSVDAIDGRGAVYLSLERFDEALVDFNKAIELDPEFDVAYLHRANLYIKQNRVEEGFADLTKAIELNPIDPFNHSYRGDYYLAARNYPAAVADYTKAIELAPESSQLYSVRATAYALMGQSAKSALDVTKAVSLGADRARLEASIDKIVQDFRQ is encoded by the coding sequence ATGGCCCACCGTGGGCAGGCGGCGCGTAGGGATAGTCGGGTTCAGATCAGGGGCGGGAGTAGCTCTATACGCCGGCGCAATGGACCGGCGCATCCGCGCCGTCGCGCTAAGCGGCCGAATCGGCAACCGGCAGAACCGCCTGCTAGAGGGCGGCGCCACCGGGCTTCATGCTACCGTGCCCGGCTTGCTAAGATACGTGGACAACACGGATGCCCTCGGCCTCATTGCGCCGCGCCTGCTCTTCGTAAACCAGGAGGTCCGCAACGACGCCGATGCGGCGCTGGCCGCGCTCAGCCCGGCGCGCAGGTTGTACGAGGCGCTTGGGGCGGGCAAGAGGTTCTCAGTGCACGTGGATGCGCCCAACCCTCCGCGCCACCGCTTCGGCGGAGAGGCGATGTACCGCTGGGCAGAGCAGGTAATGCCTGTGCCGCGAAAGAGATAGTCATGAAATCGTTCGCTGGTTACATTGCGGTCACGTTCCTCGCGCTCCTGCTGGCCGCCGCGTGCGGAGGTGAAAAGGAGCTGTCCCCTGCGGAGCAGGCCCAGCTCGTCACGCACCTCAACACCGCCCGCGCGTACTTCACGGCCGGCATGGACAACCAGGCTCTCGGCGAGTACGAGATGGCGCTTGCGATCGACCCTAAGTCGGTGGACGCAATCGACGGACGCGGGGCAGTCTACCTATCCTTGGAGAGATTCGACGAGGCGTTGGTCGACTTCAACAAGGCGATAGAGCTCGACCCGGAGTTCGATGTCGCCTACCTGCACCGGGCGAACCTGTATATCAAGCAAAACAGGGTTGAGGAGGGGTTCGCCGACCTCACGAAGGCGATTGAGCTCAACCCGATAGACCCGTTCAACCACTCCTACAGGGGCGATTACTACCTTGCCGCGCGCAACTACCCAGCGGCGGTTGCGGACTACACGAAAGCCATCGAGCTTGCGCCTGAAAGCTCGCAGCTCTACAGCGTGCGAGCGACCGCTTACGCGCTAATGGGGCAGTCTGCGAAGTCCGCCCTGGACGTAACGAAGGCGGTATCGCTCGGCGCCGACCGGGCGCGACTCGAGGCGTCCATTGACAAGATCGTCCAGGACTTCAGGCAGTAG